The following is a genomic window from Amycolatopsis sp. BJA-103.
TCCGGTGGATGTACGCGCGGACGTCTTCCGCGCTCATCCTGGCGCCGCGTTTCGGGACGATGTAGGCCGCGAACCGTTGCCCGAACTCGCGATCCGGCACACCGATCACGGCCGCTTCGTGGACGCCGGGCAGCGCGACGATGGCCTCTTCGACCGGGCGAGGGGACACGTTCTCCCCGCCGGACACGATCATCTCGTCCGCCCGGCCGGTGACGAAGAGGCGTCCGGAGGCATCCTGGTAGCCGACGTCGCCGGTCGCCATCAGTTCTTCCGCGCGCGGCACGCTCGCGCCGTCGGTGTAGCCCTCGAAAAGCATGTCGTTGCCGACGAAGATCTGCCCCTCCCAGCCCGGCGGGACGCGGTTGTGATCGTCGTCGAGGATGGCGACGCGGGTGCCCGGCGGGCAGCGTCCGGCGGTGGTCGGCGCGGCGCGGAGGTCTTCGGGTGTGGCGATGCTGGCCCAAGAAACCTCGGTGGAGCCGTAAAAGTTGTAGAGCACGTCGCCGAAGGTGTCCATGAACTCGGTGACGATCGTCCCCGGCAGCGCGGATCCGCTGCTCGCGACGATGCGCAGTGACGACAGGTCGTAGCGGGCGCGAACCCGCTCGGGCAGATCGAGGATGCGCTGCAACATGATCGGGACGGCGAACAGCACACCGCAGCGATGTTCGGCGATGGTCCTCAAGATCTCTTCGGCGTCGAACCGGCGGACGAGCGACAACGACGCCCGCACGGCCATCCCGATCTGCATCCCGGCGAGACCCCAGCTGTGGAACAACGGCGCGGCCACCACGAAACGGTCGCCGGAGTGGAGCGGGATGCGGTCCAGCATGGCGGCCGACGTCGCGAGCCCTTTCGGGGTCGGGCGGCGTGCGCTTTTGGGGGTTCCCGACGTGCCCGACGTGAGGACGACGAGCCTGCCGATCCGGTCCACCGGTTTGAGTTTCGTGGCGGGCACCCCCGCGATCAGCTGATCGATCGTCGGGTAACCGTTCTCGGTTTCCGGCCAGGTGGACAGTCGCAGGAAATCGCCGGGGATGTCGGCGATGACCCGCGAGAACTCGTCGTCGGCGAGCACCGCGACCGGTTTGTGCAGGCCGATGACGTCCGCGACCGCGCCGGCGGAAAGCCCGGTGTTGAGCAGGATCGCGTCCACACCGAGTTTGCTGCACGCGATCAGGGACTCGACCATCGTGGCGTGGTTGCGGCACAACAAGGCGATCCGGTCACGGGAACGGACTCCGCGCGCCGCCAAAGCGTTCGCGAGCTGGTTGCTGCGATCAGCCGTCTGTTTGAACGTCCGGACATTGCGCTCGTCGTGCAGTGCGACTTCTTCGGGCACACGGGCCGCGTTGGCCGTGTAGCCGCCCGCGACGGTGGCGCCCCACTGCGAAAGCGACGTGAGCTGCTTGGCGATCTTGTCCGGTCGCGCGGCCGCGAGCACCCCGGCCTTGATCAGCGTGCTCGCCGTGTGCAGCGTGGTCGCCTTGGTGTGCGCGGGTTCTTCCTGCGGTGACGCCGCCCGGCCCGAGAGATGCAGATCGATCCGCCGGGCCACCGCGCGGACGGAGCGTTTGAACGACGCGGCGGACACGAGATGCGCGTGCCGGGCCGGAAGCATCAGCTGCGCGACGAGTTCCGTGCCGTTGTCGGGAGCCTGCCTCAGCTCGACCGAGACCCAGTTGCCGTTGTCTTCGACGCCGCACCAGACGACGTGCTCGCCGGGCCGCCAGACCCTGGCTTCGATTTCACCGACGACGAGCTTTCCCGCCCGCGGCTCCAGGCGGATGAGGCACTTCGGACCGCGTCCGCGTTCGGCGGACTGCCGAACCTCGCACCAGCTGATCTCGGCGACGAACCTCGAGTAGGACTCGGGATCGCCGATGACTTCCCAAACCTGGCCGGGAGAATGCCCGAGAATCGAGCTCGCCTGGACCACATCGTCTCGCATGCGATTCGCCTCACCACGCGCGTTCGGGTGTTGACCGGGCAGCTGCCGGCGCCTCCTTCGTCTTCGAGTTCGGCGAACCTACCAGCAATCGGCCGAACGCAATACTCCGAACGACCCCGGGTTCGTGTCCGCCCAAGGGAACCATCACGGACAGGGTAGGCGTTCCGGCGGCGCCAAGCCGTCCGCCGACGGTGTTGATCGCGACGTCCGATTCACGCCAGCCTCAGCCGCGCGAGGCGGAGAAGCTGACGAACGTGACAGTTACGACGTCAGCGGCCGAGACCGCGCACACCCGTATTGAGCCCGGCATCCTCTACTTCGGCACCCCTGTGGTGCTTCTTTCGACCGTCGACCAGGCGGGTTCCCCGAACCTGGCCCCGATGTCGTCGGCGTTCTGGCTCGGATGGCGGGGAATGCTCGGACTGGGCGCGAAATCCAAGACCGCGCAGAATCTCATGCGCAACCGTGAATGTGTTCTGAATCTCCCTTCCGACGATCTGGCGGCCGCGGTCGACAAGCTCGCCCTGACCACCGGGTCGGATCCCGTCCCGGCCCGCAAGTACCAGCGCGGCTACCGGCACGAAGCGGACAAGTTCGGCAGGGCGGGCCTGACCCCGGTCGCCTCGGAGACGGTCCGACCGCCGAGGGTGGTGGAATGCCCGGTGACGATGGAGGCCGTCGTCGAAGCGGTCCACCCGCTCGCCGAGGACGACGCGGCGCAACGCGGCGGTGTCCTCGTGTTCGAGGTCCGCGTGCAGCGCGTCCACGTCCACGACGAGGTGCGGATGCCGGGCACCGACGACAGGATCGACCCCGACCGGTGGCGGCCGCTGATCATGAGCTTCCAGAAGCTCTACGGCCTCGGCCCGCAGGTCCATCCCTCGACGCTGGCGCGGATCCCGGAGCGGCTTTACCGGGGGCCGGACATCGAGCGGTCGCGGGATCAGTCGTCGCGGGCGAACGAGAACCGGTTCACCAACGGCAACCAGCGCTGATACGACACGGCCAGCTCCGGCCACGAGCCGCCGACGAGGCCGCGTTCGACCTTCGGCCGCAGTTCGTGGTCGTTCAGTGACGACACGATTTCGAGCGCGCTGTCGTCGGGGTCCAGCCCGGCGAGGGCGGCGAAGAACCAGGACGCCACCTCCGGATACCCGACGAGCACGGACAGCAGGACCAGTACCGCGCGAAAGGGTGCCTCGCGGTCGCCGTCGGCGAGGAACTCGGCCAAGTCCTCGCCGGCGAGCCGCGCCCGCAGCAGCCGGTAGAGGTTCAGGAGTCTTTTCGCGGCCCGCGGCGACCGGACGAGCGGGGCGAGCGTCGCCAGGAAGTCCAGCTCCGCCAGTGAGATCACCAGCCGAGGAGGTCGAAGGTCTATTGTGGACTGTTCGGACGACGGTTCCGGTGCTTCCTCGGGAGGAGGAGCCTGCCCGGACACGGCCGGAGAGCGGGATTCGGTGGCCTGATCCGCTTCGGCGGGCCTGGACACCGGCGTGGCGTCCTGACCCTCGGTGGCGGCGAGCCCGCGCACGAGCCCCGCGAACCCTGGATCGTCCATGGGGGACAACGTGAACGGCACCTGGAAGATCTTTTCGAGATAGTTCTCGGCGAAGGTTTCCGGATCGTCGCCGAGCATCTCTTCGTAGTGCTGCTCGACGGCTCTCTTCAGCCATCGGGAGTCGACGCCCACCACGACGACGAACACCGGCAGCGCCAGCAGGAGATGAATGGCTTCGAGGACCTGGACGACGACCTTGGGCGGGCAGCGGTCGAGGTCGTCGATGTAGAGCACGGTCCGTTCGATCTTCCCTGAACCGTGCGGGACTTCGGCGAGCATGGTCGCGAACGTCTCGAGATCCTTGCGCAGCAGCGAGACCACACCGAGATGCTCGACATAGTCCGAAACCCGGGACTCGGCGAACGACACCAGGTCCAGCCCCGGCGCGAGTTCGGTGACCGCCTTTTCGAGCCTTTCGGATTCCGCGTCCAGCTCTGCCAGGCGCCGCTCGGTCTCTTCGTCCTCTTCGGACGGACCACCGAGTTTGCCGAGCGCCTCGTGGATCCGGCCCGCGCTGGCGCGCATCCGCAGGACGACGGTCAGCGCGGAACTCGCCAGGGTGAGCCCGCCGAGCACGCCCGAGACCTGCGTCCGGCCGACGAGCAACGTGACGACCAGGACCGTCACCAGCCCGCCGATCAGGATCAGCAGCGGAACCGGATCCTGCCGCAGCCGTCGCCAGAATTCGGCGACGTCCGAACGCAGTCCGCCGGTCTCCTGCGCCAGGCGTTCGAGATCTTCGGCAGTCGGCCGTTCGACGCCGAGGCGGGATGCGATCCAGGCCTTGTCCGCGTCGGTCAGGCTGTCGAAGACCGCGCGGACGTAGTCACGCGGCTTCCGTCGCCTTCGCTTCGCCTGTTTCTGCTGGGCGGTCAGGGTTCTGCGTTCGAGGCGGACCGCGCTGAGCCTGCCGAGGAGGGTCTTCTCGGTCTTGCGGCGTTCGGCGAGCGCGTCGGCCTGACGCTGGAGGTCGTTCTCGGCGCCGCTCGCGGCGAGGTTGTCGAAGATGTGCGTGGCGAGACTGGCGAGAAGGTTCGCTTCGCTGTAATGCCAGGCGTTGAAGCTGATCTGGCGGACGCTCGAACAGTAGGACGACACGGCTTTCCCGTGCGCGCCGGCCACGGTTTCGGCCTCCTGCGCGGAATCGGCGAGTTCGCGGACGCGCAGCTGCATCTGGCGCATGAAGAAGCTCTTGCCGGAACCCCAGCTGCCGAACAGGCCGATCGACAGGGGAGGGGTGATCATCCTGGAGACGACCAGGTCCGCGAGCATGCGCACGTCGGGGCCGATGCCGAGGCGGTCGACGCCGTCGTCGGTGTCGGGCCGGTAGTCGGCGACGTGGGCGGCGAAGGGGTCGGGGACCGCCGCCGCGTTCGTGACGCGTGCGCGGGTGAGTTCCTCGATGGTGAGAGCGTGCGGCCAGTTGTGCATCCGCTCGGCGGTGGTCCGCTCCTTCGTGGAGAGTTCCGGCATGATGCGATGGACCGCGGGGCGAAGGCGATCGATGCCGCGGCGCAGGTTCGGGTTCTCGAAGTTGCTGGCGCCCACCAGCCCGAGCACGCGCCGGGCGGGATCTCTCGCGAGCCAGTTCTCGACGATGGCAGGTTCACGGCCGATGACCTGGGGCAGCTTGTTGTCGAGCCAGATCACGGCCGGGGCGGCATCCCGGTCGAGCGCGAGATCGTTGATCTCCGGTTCGACGATCAGCTCAGTCTGCGGGAGTACCGCGAGCAGGGCTTCGTAGGCCGAGCGCCGGGCGCCCGAGTTGGTCTCGAACACGATGAGCGTGAACCGTGCGGTCGACAGTGTGGACCGGAGGTCTCCGTCGATATCGCGAGGTAGGTAGAGGCCGAGACTCGAACCCCGTGGCTTGCCCTTCAGCAGAATCGACGGATCGACGTCGCGCACCAGCACCATCCGCGGTCCCCTCCCAAGGCCGAACGGAAGGGCAGTCTAGAGGTCCGCTGCTCAGCTGTGGGTGAAACTCCGCCTCCGCTCGGTCACCGCTCGCTACGTTGGATTCCATGACGGGGGAGCGGCTGGACGGCAGGTACGTCAAACTCTGGGCGGCGAGCACGACCTCCGCACTGGGCAGCGGTCTCGCGACGGTGGCGGCACCGTTGCTGATCGCGTCCCGCACCGACGATCCGCTCGTGGTCTCGGGCGGGTTCGCGGTGGCGTGGCTGCCTTGGCTGCTCTTCTCGCTGCCGGGCGGGGTGCTGGTCGACAGGGTGGACCGGCGCAAACTGATGATCACGCTCGACTGGATCCGCGTCCCCGCCGTCGCCCTGCTGGCGGTCGCGATCACGACGGGGAACGCCAGTGTCGCCCTGCTGTACGCCGTCCTCTTCGTGATCAACTCGGGTGAGGTCGTGTTCCGGACGGCGAGCGGGGCCATGTTGCCCTCGATCGTCCCGAAGGCGTTGCTGGAGCGGGCGAACGGGCGGCTGTACGCCGGAACGACGTTGACCCACGGCATGCTCTCCGGGCCGCTGAGCGGGCTCCTGTTCGGTGTCGCGGCGAGCATCCCGTTCTACGTCAACGCCGGGACGTACGCGGTCAGCGCCCTTCTACTCGGACTGATCGCGGGCGCCTACCGGCCACGGGCCGACGACGGCCCCGGTGAGCCGGTGAAGCGGCGCTCGATCCGGGCGGAGGTGGCCGAAGGGTTCCGCTGGCTCGCGGGCCAGCGCCTGCTGCGGACCATGGTCGGGCTGATCGGCCTGCTGAACGTGACGCTCGTGGCGGCCACCTCGATACTGGTGCTGCTGGCCAAGGAACGGCTTCAGCTGGGGGCCGTCGGGTACGGCTTGCTCTTCACCTGCATGGCGGTGGGCGGGCTGCTCGGCTCGGTCGCGGGCGACCGGCTGATCGCCTGGTGCACGCCGACCTGGACGTTGAGGATCGGGCTGCTGGTCGAGGCCGGGACCCATCTGGTGCTCGCGACGAGCACGAGCGCGCCGGTGGTCGGGGTGACGTTGTTCCTGTTCGGGGTGCACGGCGCGCTGTGGGGCATCGTCGGCAGTTCCCTGCGCCAGCGGCTCACCCCGCCGGAGATGCTCGGCCGCGTCGGCAGTACCAGCTTGTTCATCGTCGCGGGCGGGACCTGCTTCGGCGCGCTGCTCGGTGGCGTGGTGGCTTCCGAGTTCGGCCTGACGACGCCTTACTGGGTGGGCTTCGTGGTGGCGATGGTCGTTTCCGGGCTCACCTGGCGGGTTTTCGATCGCGAGGTCGTCTCCGCGGCCTACGCGCAAGAGCCCGCTGTCAGCCGTTGATGCCGGTGAGGGCGAAGAACTCCTGGCGTGAACGGGCGTCTTCGCGCAGCGTGCCGAGCAGGGTGGAGGTGACGGTGCTCGAACCGGCGGCCTGGACACCGCGCAGGGTCATGCACGAGTGCTCCGCCTCGATCACGACGCCGACACCGCGCGGCTCGAGCTGCTCGTCGAGCCAGTCGGCGACCTGTTTAGTGAGCCGTTCCTGAACCTGCGGCCGGCAGGCGAAATGCTCGACGATCCTGGCCAGTTTCGACAGGCCCAGGATCCGATCGCCGGGCAGGTAGCCGACGTGCGCGACCCCGACGAACGGCAGCAGGTGGTGTTCGCAGACGGAGCGGACCGGAATCCCCCTGGCGAGGACGAGTTCGTCGTAACCCTCGTCGTTGGGGAAGGTCGTGAGGTCGAACGACCGCGGGGTGAACAGTTCGGCGTACGCGCGGGCCATCCGGCCCGGGGTGCCGCGGAGGCTCTCGGAGTCCAGCGAAATGCCCAGTGCGGTGAGGAGATCGGCGGCCGCGGCCTCGGCGGCCTCCAGGTCCGGCCCCGGCCCGGGTTCGTGCACTACACGCAAGGCTGGAGTGGACATAAGGCCTCCTAGGCTGACCGCGATCCCCAGAGCAATTCGACTAAGATTGTTGGGCGTTTTATCGCCCGCCGGTTCAGCCTACATGGTAGATCCGCAGTTCAGGATGTTCCGCCGGTTGAGATGGGCGATATCGTGGTGTACGTGACAGTGTCCGATCCGGACGGCTTCGACGCCCGTTCCATCACCGCGGTGGCGGCGCTCGACGACGACCTCCGCCGGGGCATGTACGCCTACGCCCGGGGCGCGCGGCGTCCGGTGACGCGGGACGAGGCGGCGGCCGCTGTCGGGATCTCCCGGAAGCTCGCCGCCTTCCACCTCGACAAACTCGTGGCGGCGGGGCTGCTCAAGTTCGGCTTCGCGGCGGGGCCGGTGGTCAAGGTCGGGCGCAGGCCCAAGGTTTACGAACCTGTCGACGAGGCCATCCAGGTGCAGCTTCCCGTGCGGCGGCACGAGATCCTGGCGGGCATCCTCGCCGAGGCCGTACTCGCCGAGGGGACCGGCGAGACCGCGCGGGACGCCGTCCTGCGGGTCGCGGGGGAGCGTGGTTTCGCGGCGGGCGAAGAGGAACGCGCACGGATCCGGCCGGGCAGGCTCGGCGTGGAACGCGCGCTCACCGTGGCCGAAGGAGTGCTTCGCCGTCACGGCTTCGAGCCGAGCCGGGACACCAGTACCTGCGTCCGGCTGCGGAACTGCCCGTTCCACCCGCTGGCGGCCGAGGCGCCGGAGCTGGTCTGCGGGCTCAACCAGGCCTTCCTGGCCGGTTTTCTGACCGGCGTGCGCGCCGGGAACGTGGAAGCGGTTCTCGTCCCCGGCGCGGCCGAGTGCTGCGTGGAGCTGCGACAGGCCAGATAGGCCGGTCAGGCGGCGCCGGCGACCTGCCGGGTGGCGACGTTGAGCCGGTTCCAGGTGTTGATGGCGGCGATGGACAGGACCAGGCTCGAGAGCTGCTTTTCGTCGTAGTGGCGGGCCGCTTCCGCCCAGACCTCGTCGTCGACCGGGTCGGCCCGGTCCGCGATCCGCGTGAGGGCCTCGGCCAGCGCGAGGGCCGCGCGTTCGGCGTCGGTGAAGTAGGCCGTGTCACGCCACGCGGCGACGGTGAAGATCCGCTCGTCGGACTCGCCCGCCTTGCGCAGTTCCTTGGTGTGCATCTCCAGGCAGCCACTGCACCCGTTGATCTGGCTCGCGCGGACGTGCATGAGGTAGTGCGTGGTGTTCGGGACGCCGGTGTCGCCGGTCGACTCCGCCAACGCGATCAGGGCCTTCAACGTGGCGGGGTTCGCCAGTGCCGGGTTCGGGATCCGTGCTTCCATGAGGTTCTCCTCCAGGGGTTTCCGTCTTGCTTTCACCGCACTGACGGATCCCGGGAGGAAGATGTGACCGGGCCCTACCAAGGCACGACTTCGCCGTAGAGGTCGAGGAACTGCAAACCCTTCGCACCCGCTTGAGCCTCGAGGACGTCGACGACGGCCGGCATGCTCTCCGCGGGGGAGAGGGGAGCGCCGGGGCCGCCGAGCGGCGTCTGGTTGTGGCCGGGGTGGATGAGCAGCTTGGTGTGCCCATCGTCGGCGTGCCGGGTGGAGTAGCTGCGCATCAACTGGTTGAGCGCGGCCTTGCTGGCCTTGTACAGCTCGAAGCCCGGCCGGGTGTTCAGGGAGACGCTGCCCTGCCTGGAGGACATGACCGCGACGGTGCCGCCGGGTACGACGAGATCGCGGAGGGCCTCGACGGTGCGAAGCGGGCTCAGCGCGTTGGTGAGCATCACTTCGGCGAAGGTGTCGGCTGAGACCTCGGTGATCGGCAGGTTCCCGCGATCGATCGCGGCGTTGACGAAGAGCAGGTCCAGCTCGGAGCCGTCCAGGCGCTCGCGCAGGGCGGCGAGCTGGTCGTCACTGGTCATCTCCAGCGATTCGACCCGCAGCCGTCCGTTCGAGGCGTCGGCCTTCGCCTGTAGTTCGCCGCCTTCTCGACGTGCTGTGGCGATGACTTGCCGGCCGCGCCGGGCGAGCTCCTCGGCGAGGGCGAGCCCCAGTCCCCGGGAGGCGCCGATGACGAGGGCTTGCCGATCGGAGGTGTCGGACACGGAAACTCCTTGAGGTTCGGGGATTTGTCTAGACGCGACGTTGCGTCTAGACAGTATCACGGTTGCTGCCGCGCCTTCCCGCACCGACCGGTACTGTGGCCCGCATGCCCGCCGCGAATTCGCAACCCCCCAGGGCGCGCTCCGGCAATCAGCGTGACGAGGCCGCCCGCCTCGCCGTGCTCCATGCCGCGGACGACCTGCTCGTCGAGCACGGCTTCGCCCGGCTGACCATCGAGGCGATCGCGCGCCGGGCGGGCGTCGCCAAGCAGACGATCTACCGCTGGTGGCCCTCGAAGGTCGAGATCCTGCTCGACACGCTCATCGAAGACAGCGAAAAGCGCTTCCCCGTACCGATGGACAAGTCCACAGAGGACGGCATCCGCGGCTATTTCCGCGGCTTCGCGCGGTTCGTCACCCGCGATCCGGCGGGCAAGGTCCTGCTCGCCCTCATCGCCGAGGCGCAGCACAACCCGGAGACGGCCGAGAGCCTTCACGTCCGCTATCTCGATCCGCGCCGTGAGCTGGAGCGTGACCTTCTCACGCGCGGAATCGAGACCGGTGAGATCTCACCCAGGCTCGACCTCGACGCCGCCATCGACGCCATCACGGGCCCGGTCGTCTACCGGGCCCTGACGGGGGCGAGCGTTCCCCGCGGCCTGGTGGACGCCCTCTTCGACGAACTGCTCAAGCCCGGCGCTTAGGCGGTCGTTCCCACCGTCGCGCGATCGCGGAGGGAGACGTCGAGCTTGAACCCCTCGGGCTTCAGCGTCAGCAGTTCCTGCACCTTCAGCCGGTAGGACGGGTCGCCGCGCAGGTCGTAGCGGCTCAGCAGCATGCCGAGGACCAGCGTCGCCTCGTGCAGGGCGAACTGCCGCCCGATACAGGCCCGCTCACCGGTGCCGAACGGCTTGTAGACGTGCGCCGGGCGGGCCCGGTTGCGATCCGGGGCGAAGCGGTCGGGGTCGAACGACTCGGGGTCGTCTCCCCAGACGGGATCACGGTGCAGCGCCGGGATGAGGACGAGTGCCCACTCGCCCTTCCGGAGCCGGTAGGAGCCGCCGACGACAGTGTCCACCTGGGCCTGGCGCGCGAACGCGGGCGCTGTCGGCCAGAGCCGCAGCGCCTCGTCGAGCACTCGCCGGACATAGCGGAGCTTGACGACCTCCTCGTAGGACGGATCCGGGTTCTCGCCCCAGACCTTGTCCACTTCGGACTGTGCGCGGGCGAGGACGTCCGGATTCCGGGCGAGGTAGTACAAGGCGAACGACAGCGCGCCCGACGTGGTCTCGTGCCCGGCCACCAGGAAGGTGATGATCTGGTTCCGGATGTTGACCTCGTCGAGTGCCGCGCCGGTGCCCGGCTGCGTGGTGTTCAGCATGAGCCCGAGCAGGTCTTCGGTGCTCGTGTCGCCCCGGCGCGCCTCGACGACCTCGTCGACGACGGAGTGGAGGAAGGCGAGGTCGGCTTCGTTGCGCCGGTTCGCCTTGCGGCTGAGGAGCGGGCCGATGACGGGCGGCTGGAGCGCCATCCGCTGCGCGTGCCGCAGCGTGCGGACCATCGCGGCGACGAACGGATGTGGTTCGGCCCGTTCGAACGAGGAGAAGCTGTAGCCGAACCCCGTCCGCCCGATGGTTTCCAAGGTCAGCTTCGTCATGTCGTCCGCGACGTCGACCTCACCGCCCCGGTCCCAGGTGTCCAGCAGCTCACGGGTGATCGCCAGCATCGTCGGGTGGTAGCGCTGCATGGCGTTGCGGCTGAACGCGGGCGCGAGGATCTCGTGCGCGCGCCGCCAGTTCGGCTCCTCGTTGTGCGCGGTGAACAGCCCGTCGCCGCCGAGCGGCCGCAGGTTCGAGATCGCGGGCGTGACGTGTTTCGCGAACCGCTTCTCGTCGGAGAGGTCGGCGACCATCTCCGCGCCGTGGACGAACACGATCCGGCGCCCGAACACCTTGCGTTCGAAGACGGGGCCCAGCTCGGCGGCATGCCGCATCGAGTCCTGGACCGGGGTCTTCGGTGAAACGCCGAGCACGTCGCCGATCAGCGGGATCCGGCGCGGGGGATGGGGGAGTGCGGTGGCCATCGGGCCCCTCCAGGTGAGCACTGTTGAATCGACATCCAATAGCGAGAGTGGCGTGGTACTGAACTCGTGTCAAGTAAGTACGATGACCGAATGGCGCCGAGTTCTCCCGGAAGGCCCCGCAGCAGGCTGAGCACCGCCGAGCGGCGGGAACAGTTGCTGAGGATCGGCGCCCGCCTGTTCGCGGACCGGCCGTACGACGACGTGTGGATCGAGCAGGTCGCGGACATCGCCGAGGTGTCGCGAGGGTTGCTCTACCACTACTTCCCGACGAAACGGGACTTCGTCACCGAGGTCATCAAGGCCGAGGGCGAACGCCTGCTCGCGATGACCAGGACCGATCCCACGCTGCCGGTCGCGGAGCAGCTGATGGCGGGGCTCGACGCGTATCTCCGCTACGTCGAGGCCAACGAGGACGGCTACCGGGCACTGCACGCGGGCACGGCCATCGCGGTCGACGACGTCCGGGACATCCTGGACAACAACTTCGCCGAACAGGGCCGCCGGATCCTGGCGGTCCTGTGCCCGGACGGCGACCCGCCGGAGACCCTGCGTGTGATCGTCCGAGGCTGGCTGGCCTTCGTCGTCGCCGTCTGCCTCGACTGGCTCAAGTACCGCGGGCTGACCCGGGACCAGACCCGCGACCTGTGTGCGAAGGCGCTGCTCGACCTCGTCGACGTGCCAGCATGACCTCGGCGCGTTCTTCGATCAGTTTCATCCGCGCGAGCCGTTCCGCGTCGTCGTTGTGCGCGGCGGACGCGGTGACCTGCCCCGGCCACTTCCGGTAGTACATGCCGCAGGTGGCCACGAAGTACCCGTCGGAAGAGGCGTTCGCGGCGAGGATCAGCCCGGTGTCCTCCGACGCGGGCAGCGCCATCCAGCCGCCGAGGTCCAGCAGCAGTTCACGGCGGATGCACAACGTCCCGGCCACCACCGACGAGACGTAGCCGTTGCGCTGCCAGTACCGCAGGATCGCGCCGCGTTCGATCGGTCCCTCCTCGGGATCGCTGTCGACGTCGGCCGTGGTCCCGTCCGGGAGGAGGTCGAGGACCCGGCAGGTCGTCCAGCCGATCGCGGGATCCTCCAGCGCCGCGATGTCGCGCGCGAGCGCGCCGGGCGCCAGGACGTCGTCCGCGTCGAGCGCCTTGACCAGCTCCCCGGAGGCGCGGGACAACGCCAGCATCCTCGCCACCCCAGGGCCGCCACGGCGACCCGAACCGGGAATTACGCGTCCGTCGGCGGGGAGGACGTCGTCGAGCAGGCCGGTCTCGCCGTCCTCCTGCACCAGCCATTCCCAGGTCCAGCCCGGCGGGAGTTCCTGCGAGGCGAGGGACTCGTACGCCTCGGACAGGTACGGAAGACTCGGCGGGTGGACCGGGGTGATCACGCTGATGACCGGCATGAACGCAACGCTAGCCGGGGCGGCGGGCCGTGATCAGCAGGTGTTCCTCCGGCGGTGTCCCCGGCTCGTCCGCGGTGAAGAGTTCCGAATGCGTCCCGGTGACCTCGAGCCCGGCCGCCCCGACCCGGCGGACGAGGTCGTCCGGCGCGAAACTGGTCTCGAGGAAGGTGCGGCCGAAGAACTCCGCCGGCACGTCCTCGGCGTCGCGCGGCACGGTGACCAGCGCGAACAGGCCACCGGGCACCAGCCAGCGCGCGACCTGCGCGAGCACGGCTTCGGTGTCCTTGCGCGGCATCTGCAGAAACGGGAAGAAGGCGCAGACCGCTTCCCAGGACCCGGGCGGCGAGGTCCATTCGCGCACGTCAGCGTGGACGAAGGTGGCGGCGGGAACCTGCTCGCGCGCGAGGCCGATCATCACCGGCGACACGTCGAGCCCGGTCACCCGATGTCCGGCGGCGGACAGCTCCTCGGCGACCGGCCTGCCCGTTCCGCTGCCGATGTCGAGCACCCTCGACGACGGCGGCAGCGCGGCCAGCAGTCGCCGCACCGCCTTGTCGACCACCGGCGCCCGCCCGAAGGCGTCCTCGTAGGCGGAACCGATGGCGTCGAACAGTTCCGCCGCCGTGACCGGTCGGTCCATTCCTC
Proteins encoded in this region:
- a CDS encoding class I SAM-dependent DNA methyltransferase, which gives rise to MDRPVTAAELFDAIGSAYEDAFGRAPVVDKAVRRLLAALPPSSRVLDIGSGTGRPVAEELSAAGHRVTGLDVSPVMIGLAREQVPAATFVHADVREWTSPPGSWEAVCAFFPFLQMPRKDTEAVLAQVARWLVPGGLFALVTVPRDAEDVPAEFFGRTFLETSFAPDDLVRRVGAAGLEVTGTHSELFTADEPGTPPEEHLLITARRPG